The following are from one region of the Bactrocera oleae isolate idBacOlea1 chromosome 6, idBacOlea1, whole genome shotgun sequence genome:
- the LOC106624177 gene encoding uncharacterized protein CG45076 yields MARFLQILLVASLAFALCAAEAPRYRIRNGRLQLFKQRSRFLARQEVAEEAAVTPYPSAKELIPEIPFDEAAAAAAPAVPVESEAPAAPEGDINVSVNVDLPAAQEPAQEEADESAFADDAEDEHEPDLIYGPPEAEDVPVVNEITPVDEIEATIAEEEEAQAVAEEAIQTERLTFGRRINARKSARPAKLRAAARARANSVKSARIVKAKVATKARSARLQQLSQQQQFFVPQQLAAQQQRPIFYYTAGQLQQW; encoded by the coding sequence atggcTCGTTTCCTACAAATCCTGTTAGTGGCCTCCCTGGCTTTTGCACTCTGCGCTGCGGAAGCTCCACGTTATCGTATTCGCAATGGACGCCTGCAACTCTTCAAACAACGTAGCCGTTTCTTGGCGCGTCAAGAAGTCGCTGAGGAAGCAGCAGTGACACCATACCCCTCCGCTAAGGAACTGATTCCAGAGATTCCATTTGATGAagccgccgccgctgctgcACCTGCAGTTCCCGTTGAATCCGAAGCACCAGCTGCACCAGAAGGCGACATAAATGTCTCTGTGAATGTTGATCTACCAGCCGCGCAGGAACCAGCTCAAGAAGAAGCTGATGAATCCGCCTTCGCCGATGATGCTGAGGATGAACACGAACCAGATCTCATCTATGGCCCACCAGAAGCGGAGGATGTACCAGTTGTCAATGAAATCACCCCTGTTGATGAAATCGAAGCCACCATCGCTGAGGAGGAGGAAGCGCAAGCAGTTGCTGAGGAGGCTATCCAAACTGAGCGTTTGACATTCGGTCGTCGCATCAACGCACGCAAATCCGCTCGTCCCGCTAAATTGCGCGCAGCCGCTCGTGCTCGTGCCAACTCCGTTAAATCGGCCAGAATTGTAAAGGCTAAGGTTGCAACAAAAGCACGCTCAGCTCGTCTGCAACAATtgtcacaacaacagcaattctTCGTTCCTCAACAACTTGCAGCTCAACAACAACGTCCCATTTTCTACTACACCGCTGGTCAATTGCAACAGTGGTAA
- the LOC106624176 gene encoding uncharacterized protein CG45076-like, whose translation MSRFFQVLLVACLAYALCAAEAPRYRVRNGRMQLSKQRSRFLARQEVAEEAAVTPYPSAKELIPEIPFDEAAAAAAPEVPVEPEAPAAPEGDINVSVNVDLPAEQEPAQEEADESAFADDAEDEHEPDLIYGPPEAEDVPVVNEIIPVDEIEATIAEEEEAQAAAEEAIQPERLTFGRRLNARKSARPAKLRAAARARVNSVKSARIVKAKVATKARSARLQQLPQQQQFFVPQQFVAQQQQQPVFYYTAGQLQQW comes from the coding sequence ATGTCTCGTTTCTTCCAAGTCTTGCTCGTCGCCTGTTTGGCTTACGCACTCTGCGCTGCGGAAGCTCCACGTTATCGGGTTCGCAATGGACGCATGCAACTCTCCAAACAACGTAGTCGTTTCTTGGCGCGTCAAGAAGTCGCTGAGGAAGCAGCAGTGACACCATACCCCTCCGCTAAGGAACTGATTCCAGAGATTCCATTTGATGAagccgccgccgctgctgcACCTGAAGTTCCCGTTGAACCCGAAGCACCAGCTGCACCCGAAGGCGACATTAATGTCTCAGTGAATGTTGATCTCCCAGCGGAACAGGAACCAGCTCAAGAAGAAGCTGATGAATCCGCTTTCGCCGATGATGCTGAGGATGAACACGAACCAGATCTCATCTATGGCCCACCAGAGGCGGAGGATGTACCAGTTGTCAATGAAATCATCCCCGTTGATGAAATCGAAGCCACCATCGCTGAGGAAGAGGAAGCGCAAGCAGCTGCTGAGGAAGCTATCCAACCTGAACGTTTGACTTTCGGTCGTCGCCTCAACGCACGCAAATCCGCTCGTCCCGCTAAATTGCGCGCAGCCGCTCGTGCTCGTGTCAACTCCGTTAAATCGGCCAGAATTGTAAAGGCTAAGGTTGCAACAAAAGCACGCTCAGCTCGTCTGCAACAAttgccacaacaacagcagttcTTTGTTCCTCAACAGTTTGTtgcacaacagcagcaacaacctgTTTTCTACTACACCGCTGGGCAACTGCAGCAGTGGTAA